Proteins encoded in a region of the Mycobacterium branderi genome:
- a CDS encoding GNAT family N-acetyltransferase, with product MTNHDRAAARREIADALLNALERRHEVLDAIVDADDRKAAVEAIVALLGTSHRGAEAVIGMSLEQLTEDSRKKIAAELEDLNSQLSFTLKERPASSGETLVLRPFAGESDRDIFAARTQEVGTHGDGSAGPADNLDDEIRSAMARIDAEEAAWFVAVDGDEKVGMVFGELIGHEVHVRIWIRPDCRHRGYGTAALAKSRPEMAAYFPAVPLVIRAPGARDARTG from the coding sequence CCGCCCGTCGGGAGATCGCCGACGCTCTGCTCAACGCCCTCGAACGCCGGCACGAGGTGCTCGACGCAATTGTGGACGCCGACGACCGGAAGGCCGCCGTCGAAGCGATCGTCGCCCTGTTGGGCACCTCGCATCGGGGCGCCGAGGCCGTGATCGGGATGTCGCTGGAGCAGCTCACCGAGGATTCGCGCAAGAAGATCGCCGCCGAGCTCGAGGATCTGAACAGCCAACTGAGCTTCACGCTGAAGGAGCGGCCGGCCAGCTCGGGCGAAACCCTGGTGCTTCGACCGTTCGCCGGCGAATCCGATCGCGACATCTTCGCTGCGCGGACCCAGGAGGTCGGTACCCACGGCGACGGCTCGGCCGGCCCCGCGGACAACCTCGACGACGAGATCCGCTCGGCGATGGCCCGAATCGACGCTGAGGAGGCGGCGTGGTTCGTCGCGGTCGACGGCGACGAGAAGGTCGGCATGGTGTTCGGCGAACTCATCGGCCACGAAGTGCACGTGCGGATCTGGATTCGGCCCGATTGCCGGCACCGCGGCTACGGGACTGCCGCGCTGGCCAAGTCGCGACCGGAGATGGCCGCGTATTTCCCGGCGGTGCCACTGGTCATTCGCGCGCCGGGCGCCAGGGACGCGCGCACCGGCTAA
- a CDS encoding F420-dependent biliverdin reductase has protein sequence MANTTTRLTQDALAFLTERHLAMLTTLRADNSPHVVAVGFTFDPKTHIARVITTGGSQKAVNAERGGVAVLSQVDGARWLSLEGKAKVNSDVDAVRDAELRYAQRYRTPRVNPRRVVIEVQVERVLGSSDLLDRGKS, from the coding sequence ATGGCGAATACCACCACCCGGCTCACCCAGGACGCGCTGGCGTTTCTCACCGAACGCCATCTGGCCATGTTGACCACGCTGCGCGCCGACAATTCGCCGCATGTGGTGGCGGTGGGTTTCACCTTCGACCCCAAGACGCACATCGCGCGGGTGATCACCACCGGCGGCTCGCAGAAGGCGGTCAATGCGGAGCGCGGCGGGGTCGCGGTGCTGAGCCAGGTCGACGGCGCCCGGTGGCTGTCGCTGGAGGGCAAGGCCAAGGTGAACAGCGACGTCGACGCCGTCCGCGACGCCGAGCTGCGCTATGCCCAGCGGTACCGCACGCCGCGGGTCAACCCGCGACGGGTAGTCATCGAGGTGCAGGTGGAGCGGGTGCTGGGGTCTTCGGATCTGCTGGACCGCGGCAAAAGCTGA